A genomic region of Catalinimonas niigatensis contains the following coding sequences:
- a CDS encoding SusD/RagB family nutrient-binding outer membrane lipoprotein, giving the protein MNRSLLYVAALSIIFLINSCTDDFTELNTDPKNLTVDNLSQSEYGAVVKAAMYAPAYLPSTAPNDARGAFQLTQSLFSDIYGGYFATTAPNFDSDKFILVGGWLNGAFNYFYGNAAPQIKYAEDFAAENGYELENAMMKVWRVWSYHRITDYWGPIPYSEFGNGERSVPYDSQEDIYRDFFTTLDEAVPVLVSNAGETSFLGANDLIYGGNIDKWLKFANTLRLRLAMRVKYVSLELSRTEAEKAASVGEFISSNDDRAIITTSAPFFTNPYNTITQWGEFRMSADMESILKGYEDPRVSAFVAPADEPDPSDDPAGVEFPYEGMRNGQSRLEKQSNNFNALASNMAEPFTLAGVAGPNYVVMNAAESYFLRAEGALEGWNMGGTAQVFYEEGIITSHEEYGLDGSNLAGNPYVESPNTPASYNGEVPAPSEAPVAYNAGGTKEQQLEQIITQKWIAIYPNSQEAWAEKRRTGYPVFYDRLNTDNAAIPVNTVPRRVPFVDGEFTTNAEAVNAAIDNLLGGPNNGTTKLWWDAKP; this is encoded by the coding sequence ATGAATCGTAGTCTATTATATGTTGCAGCTTTGTCAATCATCTTTTTGATTAACAGCTGTACTGATGATTTTACGGAGCTAAATACAGATCCTAAAAATCTGACCGTGGATAACCTGTCTCAAAGTGAGTACGGAGCCGTAGTAAAAGCAGCAATGTATGCACCTGCGTACTTGCCCAGTACTGCGCCTAATGATGCCAGAGGCGCTTTCCAGCTTACTCAATCACTTTTTTCCGATATTTATGGGGGCTATTTTGCTACCACTGCCCCTAACTTTGACTCTGATAAATTTATTCTGGTAGGAGGCTGGTTAAATGGAGCCTTCAATTACTTCTATGGAAATGCCGCTCCTCAGATCAAATATGCGGAAGATTTTGCCGCAGAAAACGGATACGAGCTGGAAAATGCGATGATGAAAGTATGGCGTGTATGGTCATATCATAGAATTACTGATTATTGGGGCCCTATTCCTTATTCTGAATTCGGCAATGGTGAGAGATCCGTACCTTATGACTCACAGGAAGACATCTATCGGGATTTCTTTACCACTTTGGATGAAGCTGTTCCGGTATTGGTGAGTAATGCCGGAGAGACTTCCTTCCTGGGAGCAAATGACCTGATTTACGGAGGTAACATAGACAAATGGCTTAAATTTGCCAATACCTTACGGCTTCGTCTTGCCATGAGGGTAAAATATGTATCTCTTGAACTGAGCAGGACTGAGGCAGAAAAAGCGGCGTCAGTTGGGGAGTTTATCTCATCTAATGATGACAGAGCTATCATTACCACTAGTGCTCCTTTTTTTACAAATCCTTATAATACCATTACTCAATGGGGTGAGTTTCGCATGAGTGCGGATATGGAAAGTATCCTTAAAGGATACGAAGACCCCAGAGTAAGCGCGTTTGTTGCTCCTGCTGATGAGCCTGATCCTTCTGATGACCCTGCTGGTGTAGAATTTCCTTATGAAGGGATGAGAAACGGACAATCCAGATTAGAGAAGCAGTCAAATAATTTTAATGCGCTGGCATCTAATATGGCAGAGCCTTTTACCCTAGCTGGTGTAGCAGGCCCTAATTATGTCGTAATGAATGCTGCCGAGTCTTATTTCTTAAGGGCAGAAGGTGCTCTGGAAGGGTGGAACATGGGAGGAACTGCCCAAGTTTTTTATGAGGAAGGTATCATCACCTCTCATGAAGAATATGGTTTAGATGGCAGTAACCTTGCTGGTAATCCTTATGTAGAGAGCCCAAACACTCCTGCTTCTTACAATGGAGAAGTTCCTGCTCCTTCCGAAGCGCCAGTAGCTTATAATGCTGGGGGTACCAAAGAGCAGCAGCTCGAGCAGATCATTACTCAAAAGTGGATAGCAATTTATCCTAACTCCCAGGAGGCCTGGGCGGAGAAAAGAAGAACAGGTTATCCTGTTTTTTATGATCGCCTCAATACTGATAACGCAGCTATTCCTGTGAATACCGTACCCAGAAGAGTTCCTTTTGTGGATGGTGAATTTACCACCAATGCTGAAGCGGTCAATGCAGCTATTGATAATTTGCTGGGAGGACCAAACAATGGGACTACCAAACTTTGGTGGGATGCCAAACCCTAA
- a CDS encoding thymidylate synthase has protein sequence MQQYHDLMKHILENGVKKEDRTGTGTISIFGYQMRFNLQEGFPLVTTKKLHLRSIIHELLWFLQGDTNIRYLKENQVKIWDEWADEEGNLGPVYGYQWRSWPTPDGRHIDQISQIVKQIKHTPDSRRIIVSAWNVANIETMALPPCHTLFQFYVAEGKLSCQLYQRSADVFLGVPFNIASYALLTMMMAQVCDLEPGDFVHTFGDAHLYSNHLEQAHLQLSREPRMLPQMKINPDVKDIFSFKYEDFTLDNYNPHPHIKAEVAV, from the coding sequence ATGCAGCAGTACCACGATTTGATGAAGCACATTCTGGAAAATGGTGTCAAAAAAGAAGACCGTACTGGTACAGGTACTATAAGTATTTTTGGATATCAGATGCGTTTCAATCTTCAGGAAGGATTCCCCCTGGTAACGACCAAAAAGCTGCATCTGCGTTCCATCATTCATGAGCTCCTATGGTTCTTGCAGGGAGACACCAATATCCGCTACCTGAAAGAAAATCAAGTAAAAATTTGGGATGAATGGGCAGATGAAGAGGGTAATCTAGGCCCGGTGTATGGTTATCAGTGGCGTAGCTGGCCCACCCCCGACGGTAGGCACATTGATCAGATTAGCCAGATAGTAAAGCAAATCAAACATACTCCTGATTCCCGACGCATCATTGTCTCCGCATGGAATGTCGCCAATATTGAAACTATGGCCCTTCCTCCCTGCCACACTCTTTTTCAGTTTTATGTAGCAGAAGGAAAGCTCTCGTGCCAGCTTTATCAAAGAAGCGCCGATGTTTTTCTGGGGGTTCCCTTCAACATTGCTTCTTATGCGCTGCTTACCATGATGATGGCTCAGGTTTGCGATCTTGAGCCGGGAGATTTTGTGCATACTTTTGGTGACGCTCACTTGTATAGTAATCATCTTGAGCAGGCCCATCTTCAGTTATCACGTGAACCACGCATGCTTCCACAAATGAAAATCAATCCGGATGTGAAAGACATATTTTCCTTTAAATATGAAGATTTTACCCTGGATAATTATAATCCTCACCCTCATATCAAAGCGGAAGTTGCCGTATAA
- a CDS encoding VCBS repeat-containing protein codes for MKKLLLCKNCQILKFWQFSLFLFVLTACNDTKETETLFTKMASDDIGINFQNILRETEEFNVMKYGYFYNGGGVAVGDINNDSLPDIYLSGNLVASKLYLNKGNWEFEDITEQAGVAAAGLWNTGVSMADVNGDGWLDIYVCRSAAADPAKRKNLLFINNGAAGEENISFSEMGEQYGLADQGYTTQTTFFDYDRDGDLDAFVLNHSTQEYAGFSNVSAQHKNRKNNFLADKLYRNDIPLVPPSGAAVDTGDDKEVKFTDISEEAGIIQNVLGFGLGVSVTDVNQDGWFDIYVTNDYNEEDYLYINQQDGTFAESLRAYINHVSLFSMGSDAADLNNDALPDIITLDMLPEENERVKVSLGPENYDKYQKLISSGFHYQTMRNMLQLNNGNNSFSEIGQLAGISSTDWSWAPLIADYDLDGWKDIFITNGYARNYLDMDFMNYVMNEQVKNQQKNLDVEFMALVENMPSIEATNYLYQNQGDLTFKNQAASWGLEGQTQSNGAVYADLDNDGDLDLIVNNVNEEVSVYKNNSLQLSDPHYLKIRLEGQKKNSFGIGAKVYVYADGKTQYQEMIPVRGFQSSVNYELVFGLGKENTIDSLKVIWPDGKQQKLENLTTDQTLTLDYTAAQPVQEPKAISPVPALFQPTESNLNIAFEHQENIFLDFKRDKMLPYGISNLGPKIAKGDINGDGLEDLYVGGAKGQSGQLYRQLANGTFATLSSPALEADAKYEDTDAVFFDADQDGDLDLYVVSGGSDFAEQDPALQDRLYVNDGKGSFTLAASALPEMLSSGGCVTIADPDNDGDLDLFIGGRLVPGRYPLSPRSYLLQNDGSGKFTDVTQAFAPDLVEGGMISDAHFEDLNGDGFADLVVVGEWMPIRVFHNEEGKRLQEAHMPALARSSGWWNTIHATDFDQDGDTDFVVGNFGKNNLYHVTAEQPARLIYKDFDGNGSIDPIFTHYLQGEEVFAYSKDELLGQIISLKKKFYDYKTFSQTAPKDYFTSEQLNGADTLYAQMLESVYLQNEGGTFKLVPLPIQAQFSPVYAIASLPVNDDAYPELILGGNQSLSRVSTGRYDANYGLVLSNQNGNAWEVMKPAETGMTVRGDVRSIVPMEINENWYLFFGRNKDSLSIYQKINVATNDMQAMQ; via the coding sequence ATGAAAAAACTACTTCTTTGTAAGAACTGCCAGATTTTGAAATTCTGGCAATTTTCTCTATTCCTCTTTGTGCTCACTGCATGCAACGATACCAAGGAAACAGAGACCTTGTTCACCAAAATGGCTTCTGACGATATTGGCATCAACTTCCAGAACATTCTCCGTGAAACTGAAGAGTTTAATGTGATGAAGTACGGCTATTTCTATAATGGCGGCGGCGTGGCCGTGGGTGACATCAATAATGACAGTTTGCCGGACATCTACCTGAGCGGAAACCTGGTAGCCAGTAAACTTTACCTCAACAAAGGTAACTGGGAGTTTGAAGACATTACCGAACAGGCTGGTGTAGCAGCTGCCGGTCTTTGGAATACCGGTGTAAGTATGGCCGATGTCAATGGCGACGGCTGGCTCGACATTTATGTATGCCGTTCGGCTGCCGCTGATCCGGCCAAAAGAAAAAATCTACTCTTCATCAACAATGGAGCGGCAGGAGAAGAGAATATCTCATTCAGTGAAATGGGAGAACAGTACGGCTTAGCCGACCAGGGCTACACTACCCAGACTACATTTTTTGATTATGATCGCGATGGCGACCTGGACGCATTTGTGCTCAATCATTCTACCCAGGAATATGCGGGTTTCAGCAATGTTTCTGCACAACATAAAAACCGCAAGAACAACTTTCTGGCAGACAAGCTCTATCGCAATGACATCCCCCTCGTTCCCCCCTCAGGGGCCGCCGTGGATACGGGAGATGACAAGGAGGTAAAGTTTACAGATATTAGTGAAGAAGCGGGCATTATACAGAATGTACTGGGTTTTGGGCTGGGGGTGAGTGTTACAGATGTCAACCAGGATGGATGGTTTGATATTTATGTAACCAATGATTACAACGAAGAAGATTACCTCTACATTAACCAACAAGATGGCACTTTTGCGGAATCACTGAGAGCATACATCAACCACGTCTCGCTCTTCTCTATGGGCAGTGATGCCGCCGACCTCAACAACGATGCTCTGCCCGATATCATCACCCTGGACATGCTTCCCGAAGAAAACGAACGCGTCAAGGTATCGCTGGGGCCGGAAAATTATGATAAGTACCAGAAGCTGATCAGCAGCGGCTTTCACTACCAGACCATGCGCAACATGCTCCAACTCAACAATGGCAACAACTCCTTTAGCGAGATAGGGCAATTGGCAGGCATTTCCAGTACCGACTGGAGCTGGGCTCCTCTCATTGCTGACTACGACCTGGATGGCTGGAAAGATATCTTTATCACCAATGGTTATGCCCGCAATTACCTGGACATGGATTTTATGAATTATGTGATGAACGAACAGGTAAAAAACCAGCAGAAAAATCTGGATGTAGAGTTTATGGCGCTGGTAGAAAATATGCCTTCCATAGAGGCTACCAATTATCTTTATCAGAATCAGGGCGACCTTACTTTCAAAAATCAGGCAGCCTCCTGGGGATTGGAAGGGCAGACGCAATCCAATGGAGCTGTTTATGCTGACCTGGACAATGATGGTGACCTGGATCTGATTGTCAACAATGTGAACGAAGAAGTTTCTGTATACAAAAACAATAGCTTACAGCTGTCCGATCCTCATTACCTGAAAATTCGCTTGGAAGGACAAAAGAAAAACTCATTCGGAATAGGTGCCAAAGTATATGTCTACGCTGATGGAAAAACGCAGTATCAGGAAATGATTCCGGTAAGAGGATTTCAGTCTTCGGTAAATTATGAACTTGTGTTTGGTCTCGGAAAAGAGAATACTATAGACAGTCTTAAAGTAATTTGGCCTGATGGGAAGCAACAGAAGCTTGAAAACCTGACTACTGACCAAACCCTGACTTTAGACTATACAGCCGCTCAGCCTGTGCAGGAACCAAAGGCGATAAGCCCTGTTCCCGCTTTATTTCAGCCGACAGAGAGCAATCTGAACATTGCTTTTGAGCATCAGGAAAATATCTTTCTTGATTTTAAGCGGGATAAAATGCTCCCTTATGGTATCTCTAATCTTGGGCCGAAAATCGCGAAAGGAGATATCAACGGGGATGGGCTGGAGGATCTGTATGTGGGTGGAGCCAAAGGACAAAGCGGGCAACTCTATCGACAGTTGGCTAATGGTACTTTTGCTACACTGAGTTCTCCTGCGCTGGAAGCAGATGCTAAGTATGAAGACACTGATGCCGTATTCTTTGATGCCGATCAGGATGGCGATCTGGATTTATATGTAGTAAGCGGAGGCAGTGACTTTGCCGAGCAAGACCCTGCCTTGCAGGATCGTCTGTATGTGAACGATGGCAAGGGAAGTTTTACACTTGCAGCAAGCGCCCTTCCTGAAATGCTTAGCAGCGGAGGCTGCGTGACAATAGCTGACCCGGACAATGATGGTGACCTGGACCTGTTTATAGGAGGCCGACTGGTGCCGGGACGCTATCCTCTTTCGCCCCGCTCTTATCTTCTGCAAAATGATGGCTCTGGCAAATTTACCGACGTTACTCAGGCTTTCGCACCGGATTTGGTGGAAGGCGGAATGATCAGCGATGCTCACTTTGAAGACCTGAACGGGGATGGTTTTGCAGATTTGGTTGTGGTGGGCGAATGGATGCCTATCCGTGTCTTCCATAACGAAGAAGGGAAAAGACTTCAGGAAGCCCATATGCCGGCACTGGCCCGATCTTCCGGCTGGTGGAATACAATCCATGCTACTGACTTTGACCAGGATGGAGACACCGATTTTGTGGTGGGTAATTTTGGCAAAAACAACCTATACCATGTCACTGCTGAACAACCGGCTCGGCTGATCTACAAAGACTTTGATGGCAATGGTTCCATTGATCCTATCTTTACCCATTATCTGCAAGGGGAAGAAGTGTTTGCCTATAGCAAAGACGAACTGCTGGGGCAAATCATCTCTTTGAAGAAGAAATTTTATGACTACAAAACGTTTTCGCAAACCGCTCCCAAGGATTATTTTACTTCAGAACAACTCAATGGAGCCGATACATTGTATGCGCAGATGCTGGAATCTGTCTACCTGCAAAATGAAGGTGGCACTTTTAAGCTGGTTCCTCTACCCATACAAGCCCAGTTCTCTCCGGTATATGCCATAGCCTCTCTGCCTGTAAATGATGATGCGTATCCTGAACTGATTCTGGGAGGCAACCAGTCCTTGAGCCGTGTCAGTACAGGAAGATATGATGCTAACTATGGCCTGGTATTGTCCAATCAAAATGGAAATGCATGGGAGGTTATGAAACCTGCGGAGACAGGGATGACAGTGAGAGGAGATGTACGCAGCATCGTACCTATGGAAATCAATGAAAACTGGTATCTGTTCTTTGGCAGGAATAAAGATAGCCTGAGTATTTATCAAAAGATAAATGTAGCAACTAATGATATGCAGGCCATGCAGTAG
- the ispE gene encoding 4-(cytidine 5'-diphospho)-2-C-methyl-D-erythritol kinase: MVVFPNAKINLGLNILRKRPDGFHDLASCFVPVPYTDVLEIIESKKLSFSSSGLPIPGEKKDNLCLKAYHLLQKDFNLPPVQIYLHKVIPIGAGLGGGSSDASFTLKCLDQMFGLFLDDFLLEEYAARLGSDCPFFIKNQAVMAYGTGNEFEEVSLSLEDKFIVLLTPPIHVATAEAYAGVTPREAENNLKELLEKKPVSQWKGLVQNDFEASVFSKYPAIAEIKDKLYQTGASYASMSGSGASVYGIFEQAIDITSLFPENYQIWYPQR, translated from the coding sequence ATGGTAGTCTTTCCCAATGCCAAAATTAATCTGGGGCTGAATATTCTGCGCAAGCGACCTGATGGATTCCATGACCTTGCTTCCTGCTTTGTGCCAGTACCCTATACCGATGTGCTAGAGATTATAGAAAGTAAAAAACTCAGCTTTAGCAGCAGCGGTTTGCCTATTCCAGGGGAAAAGAAAGATAACCTTTGCCTCAAAGCTTATCATTTGCTGCAAAAAGATTTTAACCTGCCTCCGGTGCAAATCTATCTGCATAAAGTAATTCCCATTGGAGCAGGCTTAGGGGGAGGCTCTTCTGATGCTTCTTTTACCCTCAAATGTCTGGATCAGATGTTTGGCCTTTTTCTGGATGATTTTCTGCTGGAAGAATATGCTGCGCGTCTGGGCAGCGACTGTCCGTTTTTTATCAAAAATCAGGCAGTCATGGCTTATGGCACTGGTAACGAATTTGAGGAAGTATCCCTTTCTCTGGAGGATAAATTTATTGTACTGCTTACTCCTCCCATCCACGTGGCTACTGCCGAAGCTTATGCGGGTGTTACACCCCGGGAAGCAGAAAATAATTTGAAGGAGTTATTAGAAAAAAAGCCCGTTTCACAGTGGAAAGGGCTGGTTCAAAATGATTTTGAGGCTTCTGTTTTTTCCAAATATCCAGCGATTGCTGAAATCAAAGATAAGCTATATCAGACGGGAGCTAGCTATGCCAGCATGAGTGGCAGCGGGGCCTCTGTCTATGGTATTTTTGAGCAGGCTATTGATATAACTTCTTTATTCCCTGAAAATTATCAGATCTGGTATCCTCAGCGTTGA
- a CDS encoding DUF1987 domain-containing protein, whose product MESRNLQPLSIQGEKGTFYVPHVHFDAESGHCLIEGESYLENTWAFFGTLLDWLKAYAQTQKPILFDFKLSYFNTSSSKGILQLLEFLQSYEEDGGEVTINWYYPAHDEDLREEAEDFMIDTNLTIHLHAV is encoded by the coding sequence ATGGAGTCTAGAAACTTACAACCCCTTTCTATCCAAGGAGAGAAGGGTACATTTTATGTTCCTCATGTTCATTTTGATGCAGAGAGCGGACATTGCCTGATTGAAGGAGAGTCTTATCTGGAAAATACATGGGCTTTTTTTGGAACCTTGCTGGATTGGTTGAAAGCGTATGCTCAGACACAAAAGCCTATACTTTTTGATTTTAAGCTTTCCTATTTCAATACCAGTTCTTCTAAAGGCATATTACAGTTACTGGAGTTCTTACAGTCTTATGAAGAGGATGGAGGAGAAGTGACGATCAACTGGTATTATCCTGCTCATGATGAAGATCTTAGAGAGGAAGCAGAAGATTTTATGATAGATACCAATCTTACTATCCATCTGCATGCTGTTTAA
- a CDS encoding SiaB family protein kinase, whose product MNTTLPYEQLFIKQHSDSLISYKGPINPEVIAVIISQLRDNISTVDQLTKRLAAISIELTQNMQYYSSELINFGKRKERVGWIQVFEKEDTFEVNCGNVLSKEVVNQLEKHCNTIRQLDKDDLRSLKRERRKMKLSEDQQGAGIGLIQVTILAGNAPELDIIDINKDLSCVIIKINIKK is encoded by the coding sequence ATGAATACGACGCTTCCATACGAACAACTATTTATCAAACAGCATTCGGATAGTTTAATATCTTATAAGGGACCGATCAACCCGGAGGTGATTGCTGTTATCATCAGCCAATTGAGGGATAATATATCTACAGTTGATCAACTGACCAAACGTCTGGCTGCTATTTCTATTGAACTTACCCAAAACATGCAATATTATTCTTCAGAACTCATCAACTTTGGAAAAAGAAAGGAGAGAGTGGGCTGGATTCAAGTGTTTGAAAAAGAAGATACCTTTGAGGTTAATTGTGGGAATGTGCTGAGCAAAGAAGTGGTAAATCAATTGGAAAAACACTGCAATACGATCCGCCAATTGGATAAAGATGATTTGCGTTCTCTGAAAAGAGAAAGAAGAAAGATGAAACTTTCTGAAGATCAGCAAGGAGCAGGAATTGGTTTGATTCAGGTAACTATCCTGGCTGGAAATGCTCCCGAATTAGATATCATTGATATCAATAAAGATTTATCCTGTGTCATAATCAAAATCAATATAAAGAAATAA
- a CDS encoding enoyl-ACP reductase FabI gives MAYNLLAGKKGIIFGALDENSIAWKVALKAHEEGASFTLTNAPIALRMGKINELAEQCEAKVIPADATVVEDIEKLYQDSMDTLGGKLDFVLHSIGMSPNVRKGRDYGDLNYDWFQKTLDISALSFHKVMQTAEKLDVMNEWGSILALTYIAAQRTFPDYSDMAQAKALLESIARSYGYRFAKSKKVRVNTISQSPTKTTAGTGITGFDVFFDYANKMSPLGNASGEDCANYVITMFSDLTRMVTMQNLMHDGGFSSSGITEELVADLTK, from the coding sequence ATGGCTTATAATTTATTAGCTGGAAAAAAGGGTATTATTTTCGGTGCTCTGGATGAGAACTCTATTGCTTGGAAAGTCGCACTGAAAGCCCATGAAGAAGGCGCTTCTTTTACCCTGACCAATGCTCCTATCGCTTTGCGGATGGGTAAAATCAACGAACTGGCAGAGCAATGTGAAGCCAAAGTGATTCCGGCAGATGCCACTGTCGTAGAAGATATTGAGAAATTATACCAGGATTCTATGGATACCCTGGGCGGAAAACTGGATTTTGTACTTCATTCTATTGGCATGAGTCCCAATGTACGCAAAGGCCGCGACTATGGTGATCTGAACTACGACTGGTTTCAGAAAACCCTGGATATCTCAGCGCTCTCTTTTCATAAAGTGATGCAGACTGCGGAGAAGCTGGATGTGATGAATGAGTGGGGTTCCATTCTGGCGCTTACCTATATCGCAGCGCAGCGTACTTTTCCTGATTATAGTGACATGGCTCAGGCCAAAGCTTTGCTGGAGTCTATTGCCCGCAGTTATGGCTACCGCTTTGCCAAGTCTAAAAAAGTACGGGTCAACACTATTTCGCAGTCGCCTACCAAGACTACGGCAGGAACAGGAATTACCGGTTTTGATGTATTTTTTGACTATGCCAATAAAATGTCGCCTCTGGGCAATGCCAGCGGAGAAGACTGCGCTAATTATGTAATCACTATGTTCTCTGACCTTACCCGTATGGTGACCATGCAAAACCTGATGCATGATGGAGGCTTTTCATCTTCCGGTATCACTGAAGAACTGGTAGCAGACCTGACAAAGTAA
- a CDS encoding response regulator: MRSREITIYVVDDDDVFTATIAAYLRKKEYVVREFYTVHDCMQALKSEKPSLIITDYNFSSGDTVLTDGFQFYTWAKKAHKDIPFVVFSGQDDGGLVLKMVREGVRHYIVKDKDMFAELEESLAEMFGS; encoded by the coding sequence ATGCGAAGTCGGGAAATTACTATATATGTGGTGGATGATGATGATGTGTTTACTGCCACAATTGCCGCTTACTTGAGAAAAAAAGAGTATGTCGTCCGTGAGTTTTATACAGTACATGATTGTATGCAGGCCCTGAAATCTGAAAAGCCTTCGCTGATCATCACAGACTATAACTTTTCATCGGGAGATACTGTACTTACCGATGGTTTCCAGTTTTATACTTGGGCGAAGAAAGCCCACAAAGATATTCCGTTTGTGGTATTTAGTGGACAAGATGATGGTGGATTGGTATTGAAAATGGTCAGAGAGGGGGTAAGACATTATATTGTAAAGGATAAAGATATGTTTGCTGAGTTGGAAGAGAGTTTGGCAGAAATGTTCGGCAGCTAG